The following proteins come from a genomic window of Oricola thermophila:
- a CDS encoding cytochrome c-type biogenesis protein: MAVNPDEMLDDPVLEQRARDISAKLRCLVCQNQSIDDSDAELARDLRVIVRERLVEGDTDEEVMDFVVARYGEFVLLRPRMSARNLLLWGTPLLGLLLGGAAVAFLYRGRSRAAPVAHLTPEEQERINKLLADGDDAAG, encoded by the coding sequence ATGGCGGTCAATCCCGACGAGATGCTGGACGATCCCGTTCTCGAACAGCGTGCCCGCGACATCTCTGCCAAGCTGCGCTGCCTCGTCTGCCAGAACCAGTCCATCGATGATTCCGACGCCGAGCTGGCGCGCGACCTGCGCGTTATCGTGCGCGAGCGGCTGGTGGAGGGCGACACCGACGAGGAAGTGATGGATTTTGTCGTCGCGCGTTACGGCGAGTTCGTGCTGCTTCGGCCGCGCATGTCGGCGCGCAACTTGCTGCTCTGGGGGACGCCATTGCTCGGTCTTCTGCTTGGCGGGGCGGCTGTCGCCTTTCTCTATCGCGGTCGCAGCCGCGCCGCGCCGGTCGCGCACCTGACGCCTGAGGAACAGGAACGGATCAACAAATTGTTGGCTGACGGTGACGATGCCGCCGGTTAG
- a CDS encoding bifunctional alpha/beta hydrolase/OsmC family protein: protein MATERLEFPSATGEMLAARLDLPDGVLRGCALFAHCFTCTKDILAARRIAGNLARLGIAVLRFDFTGLGSSEGEFANTSFRSNVADLVAAANYMRERLEAPSLLVGHSLGGAAVLVAAHEIPEVKGVVTIGAPADAEHVLRSFHADIETIERDGEAEVTLSGRKFRIGKEFVEAARSVNLLDRLPKLRASLLIMHSPLDAVVGIDNAERIFTAARHPKSYISLDQADHLLTRPEDADFAASVIAGWATRFLPKDQPQGEKKVENVRVSETRQSKFQNTVQAGVHRFFADEPASVGGTDSGPSPYDLLSAALGACTSMTLRMYADFKKVSLGAVTVEVSHAKVHASDCAECSEEERTNGGKIDRFERRISVDGEVAPELADKLAEIAGKCPVHRTLEGNSKVVTVVEAAGGQA from the coding sequence ATGGCGACCGAGAGACTGGAATTTCCCTCTGCGACGGGTGAGATGCTTGCGGCCAGGCTGGACCTGCCGGATGGCGTGCTGCGCGGCTGTGCGCTGTTTGCCCATTGCTTCACCTGCACCAAGGACATCCTTGCGGCCCGCCGGATCGCGGGCAACCTGGCGCGTCTCGGCATCGCGGTCCTGCGGTTCGACTTCACCGGACTCGGTTCCTCCGAGGGCGAGTTTGCCAACACCTCCTTCCGGTCCAATGTCGCGGATCTTGTCGCCGCCGCCAATTACATGCGGGAACGCCTGGAAGCACCGTCTCTGCTGGTAGGTCATTCGCTCGGCGGTGCCGCCGTGCTTGTCGCCGCGCATGAAATCCCCGAGGTCAAGGGCGTCGTCACCATCGGCGCCCCCGCGGACGCCGAGCACGTCCTGCGCAGTTTTCACGCGGATATCGAGACCATCGAGCGCGATGGCGAGGCCGAGGTCACGCTCTCCGGACGCAAGTTCCGGATCGGAAAGGAATTCGTCGAGGCTGCGCGCTCCGTCAACCTTCTCGATCGCCTGCCGAAGCTCAGGGCCTCGCTCCTCATCATGCATTCGCCGCTCGACGCGGTTGTCGGCATCGACAATGCCGAACGCATCTTCACGGCGGCGCGCCATCCCAAGAGCTACATTTCCCTCGATCAGGCCGACCACCTTCTGACCCGACCGGAGGATGCCGATTTCGCCGCGTCCGTGATCGCGGGCTGGGCAACCCGCTTTCTGCCGAAGGACCAGCCGCAGGGCGAGAAGAAGGTCGAGAATGTCCGCGTTTCCGAGACTCGCCAGTCGAAGTTCCAGAACACCGTGCAGGCCGGCGTTCACAGGTTCTTCGCGGACGAGCCGGCTTCCGTCGGCGGCACGGATTCCGGCCCGTCTCCCTACGATTTGCTGTCCGCCGCACTGGGTGCCTGCACCTCGATGACGCTGCGCATGTATGCCGACTTCAAAAAGGTTTCGCTGGGTGCCGTCACCGTGGAGGTCAGCCATGCCAAGGTGCATGCCTCCGATTGCGCGGAGTGCAGCGAGGAGGAGCGCACGAATGGCGGCAAGATCGACCGTTTCGAACGCCGGATCTCCGTGGATGGGGAGGTCGCGCCCGAACTGGCCGACAAGCTGGCGGAGATCGCCGGCAAGTGCCCGGTGCACCGTACGCTCGAGGGCAATTCGAAGGTCGTGACGGTCGTCGAGGCCGCGGGCGGGCAGGCGTAG
- the ccmI gene encoding c-type cytochrome biogenesis protein CcmI, giving the protein MLFTLFAALLTLLLLALVFWPVARAPETAAADGHDFDVAIYKDQLRELEADIARGAIDPAEADYARAEIGRRLITAGEAAEAESRAAVKRRRSGIAMLVAAAVFVPFAAVIVYSLTGSPGMEAQPLAARLEERQPMASSQTIQGMDINELVARAEAHLNANPEDGRGWDVLAPMYLRLGRAADARNAFERAIALQGESAQRRSGLGQAYYMLAQGLVDANARAEFERALELDGGDSRSRFFLALSAAQAGDEGGAVAAWQAIVDDPGAAPEWKAAAAEGLRRFAAAAAEASAPRLDEETMRDAEQMSAGDREEMILGMIARLDERLRDNPDDVAGWQRLIRSYAVLGRADEATDALGRALDAFAEDADKHAEIAAFADALGLSSGEAAQ; this is encoded by the coding sequence ATGCTGTTTACTCTTTTCGCCGCATTGCTGACCCTTCTGCTGCTGGCCCTCGTGTTCTGGCCGGTCGCGCGCGCGCCGGAAACCGCCGCCGCTGACGGGCACGATTTCGATGTCGCCATCTACAAGGATCAGTTGCGCGAGCTGGAGGCCGACATCGCCCGCGGCGCCATCGACCCCGCCGAGGCCGACTATGCCCGCGCCGAGATCGGTCGCCGGCTGATCACCGCCGGCGAGGCCGCGGAGGCGGAAAGCCGCGCCGCGGTAAAGCGCCGGCGCTCCGGTATCGCGATGCTGGTTGCCGCGGCCGTGTTCGTCCCCTTTGCCGCAGTCATCGTCTATTCACTCACGGGCTCGCCAGGCATGGAAGCGCAGCCGCTTGCCGCGAGGCTCGAGGAACGCCAGCCCATGGCGTCATCGCAGACGATTCAGGGCATGGACATCAACGAGCTCGTCGCCCGCGCCGAGGCGCATCTCAATGCCAATCCGGAGGACGGGCGCGGCTGGGATGTGCTGGCACCCATGTATCTGCGCCTTGGCCGTGCGGCCGATGCGCGCAACGCCTTCGAGCGTGCGATCGCGCTTCAGGGCGAGTCGGCGCAGCGCCGTTCCGGCCTCGGGCAGGCCTACTACATGCTGGCCCAGGGACTCGTGGACGCAAATGCCCGCGCCGAGTTCGAGCGCGCGCTCGAACTGGACGGCGGCGACAGCCGCTCGCGCTTCTTCCTGGCGCTTTCGGCCGCCCAGGCCGGCGATGAGGGCGGCGCGGTCGCGGCTTGGCAGGCAATCGTGGACGATCCCGGCGCCGCGCCCGAGTGGAAGGCCGCCGCGGCCGAAGGCTTGCGCCGCTTCGCCGCCGCCGCGGCGGAGGCATCGGCGCCCCGGCTGGACGAGGAGACCATGCGCGATGCCGAGCAGATGAGCGCCGGGGATCGCGAGGAGATGATACTCGGCATGATAGCCCGGCTTGACGAGCGCCTGCGCGACAATCCCGACGACGTTGCCGGCTGGCAGCGCCTGATCCGCTCCTACGCGGTGCTCGGCCGTGCCGACGAGGCGACGGATGCGCTTGGCCGCGCACTGGACGCATTCGCGGAGGATGCCGACAAGCATGCCGAGATCGCGGCATTCGCCGATGCGCTCGGCCTTTCATCGGGGGAGGCAGCCCAATGA
- a CDS encoding heme lyase CcmF/NrfE family subunit — translation MIIELGHYALVLALALAVVQTVVPFVGARTGDARQMAMAPNLAYAVFVAIAVAFAVLTWAYVTSDFSVVNVVENSHSQKPLIFKISGVWGNHEGSMLLWVLILALFGALVALFGDNLPPSLRAMVISVQGLITVAFTGFILFTSNPFLRLSPAPLEGNDLNPILQDVGLAIHPPLLYLGYVGFSISFSFAIAALIEGRIDAAWARWVRPWTLTAWVFLTAGIAMGSYWAYYELGWGGWWFWDPVENASFMPWLAGTALLHSALVMERREALKVWTILLAILAFSLSLLGTFLVRSGVLTSVHAFATDPTRGIVILAILVFFIGGALFLFALRSSALSNGGMFHPISREGGLVLNNLILTTATATVFVGTLYPLAVEALTGEKISVGAPYFDATFVPLMVPLLIAVPFGPLLAWKRGDIFAAMQRLYLFAAVALVAGLATLWFADGLPLLAAFGVAIGFWLVFGSFADLWQKSGLPRAGLAKAFARLRGLPRSVWGTAFAHAGLGVAVLGIVTVSAFQQEQVLRMAPGDTTELAGYTITFDGATARRGPNYTEDVASFTVSRAGARVTTIEPAKRLYTARGMPTTEAGIYTTGFSQLYVALGDPVEGANQIVVRLWWKPQVTLIWLGPVLMMIGGLFSLSDRRLRVGVPKPSARRRAALAAAE, via the coding sequence ATGATCATCGAACTCGGACATTACGCCCTCGTGCTGGCGCTTGCGCTGGCGGTCGTGCAGACCGTCGTGCCCTTCGTCGGTGCCAGGACGGGTGACGCAAGGCAGATGGCCATGGCGCCGAACCTTGCCTATGCCGTATTCGTCGCCATCGCGGTCGCATTTGCCGTGCTCACCTGGGCCTACGTGACCTCGGATTTCTCGGTGGTCAACGTCGTCGAGAACTCGCATTCGCAGAAGCCGCTGATCTTCAAGATCTCCGGTGTGTGGGGCAACCACGAGGGCTCCATGCTGCTTTGGGTTCTCATCCTCGCGCTGTTCGGCGCGCTGGTGGCGCTGTTCGGCGACAACCTGCCGCCCAGCCTGCGCGCCATGGTGATTTCGGTGCAGGGCCTGATCACGGTGGCGTTCACCGGCTTCATCCTGTTCACCTCGAACCCGTTCCTGCGCCTGTCTCCGGCCCCGCTGGAGGGCAACGACCTGAACCCGATCCTGCAGGATGTGGGCCTCGCGATCCATCCGCCGCTTCTCTATCTCGGTTATGTCGGCTTCTCGATTTCCTTCTCCTTCGCCATCGCCGCGCTGATCGAGGGACGCATCGACGCTGCCTGGGCGCGCTGGGTGAGGCCGTGGACGCTGACGGCATGGGTCTTCCTGACCGCCGGCATCGCCATGGGGTCCTACTGGGCCTATTACGAGCTCGGCTGGGGCGGCTGGTGGTTCTGGGATCCGGTGGAGAACGCCTCCTTCATGCCCTGGCTGGCCGGCACGGCGCTGCTTCATTCCGCGCTGGTGATGGAAAGGCGCGAGGCGCTGAAGGTCTGGACCATCCTTCTGGCGATCCTCGCCTTCTCGTTGTCCCTGCTCGGCACCTTCCTTGTGCGTTCCGGCGTGCTGACCTCCGTGCATGCCTTCGCCACCGATCCGACCCGCGGCATCGTCATTCTCGCCATTTTGGTCTTCTTCATCGGTGGCGCGCTGTTCCTGTTCGCGCTGCGCTCCTCCGCCCTGTCCAACGGCGGCATGTTCCACCCGATCTCGCGCGAGGGCGGGCTGGTGCTCAACAACCTGATCCTGACCACGGCGACGGCCACGGTCTTCGTCGGCACGCTCTATCCGCTGGCGGTCGAGGCGCTGACCGGAGAGAAGATCTCCGTCGGCGCGCCCTATTTCGATGCGACTTTCGTGCCGCTGATGGTGCCCCTGCTGATCGCGGTGCCCTTCGGGCCGCTGCTCGCCTGGAAGCGCGGCGACATCTTCGCCGCGATGCAGCGGCTCTACCTGTTCGCCGCGGTCGCGCTCGTCGCCGGTCTCGCGACGCTGTGGTTCGCGGACGGCCTGCCGCTGCTCGCCGCCTTCGGAGTCGCCATCGGCTTCTGGCTTGTCTTCGGTTCCTTTGCCGATCTGTGGCAGAAGTCCGGCCTGCCCAGGGCTGGTCTGGCCAAGGCGTTCGCGCGCCTGCGCGGCCTTCCGCGTTCGGTCTGGGGCACTGCGTTCGCCCATGCCGGTCTCGGCGTCGCCGTGCTGGGCATCGTGACGGTATCGGCCTTCCAGCAGGAACAGGTTCTGCGAATGGCGCCCGGCGACACGACCGAGCTCGCCGGCTACACGATCACCTTCGACGGCGCCACTGCCCGCAGGGGCCCGAACTACACGGAGGATGTCGCCAGCTTCACCGTGAGCCGCGCCGGCGCCCGCGTCACGACGATCGAGCCGGCCAAGCGTCTCTACACGGCGCGCGGCATGCCGACGACGGAGGCGGGCATCTACACGACGGGCTTCAGCCAGCTCTATGTCGCCCTCGGCGATCCGGTGGAAGGCGCGAACCAGATCGTCGTCCGGCTGTGGTGGAAGCCGCAGGTTACGCTGATCTGGCTCGGTCCGGTCCTGATGATGATCGGCGGGCTTTTCTCGCTGTCCGATCGCCGCCTGCGTGTCGGCGTACCGAAGCCCTCCGCCAGGCGCCGTGCGGCGCTTGCCGCCGCCGAGTAG
- the ccmE gene encoding cytochrome c maturation protein CcmE, with the protein MTRKQKRFTVIFGALAMLGVSVALVLTALSEQVTFFRTPSELLAAPAENSGRVRLGGLVAMGSVKNAEDAGVEFAIEDANDIIVVRYAGILPDLFREGQGVVAEGQLQPDGTFLADTVLAKHDENYMPKEVADRLKEQGYWQGEEGAAAAQ; encoded by the coding sequence ATGACACGCAAGCAGAAACGCTTCACGGTGATTTTCGGCGCGCTCGCGATGCTCGGCGTCTCCGTCGCGCTGGTCCTGACAGCGCTGTCGGAGCAGGTGACGTTCTTCCGCACGCCATCCGAGCTGCTGGCCGCGCCGGCCGAGAATTCCGGCCGCGTCCGCCTTGGCGGCCTGGTCGCGATGGGGTCGGTGAAGAATGCCGAGGATGCCGGCGTCGAGTTTGCCATCGAGGATGCGAACGACATCATCGTGGTCCGCTACGCGGGCATTCTGCCGGACCTGTTCAGGGAAGGGCAGGGCGTGGTGGCCGAGGGACAGCTCCAGCCGGACGGAACCTTCCTGGCCGACACGGTGCTCGCCAAGCATGACGAGAACTACATGCCCAAGGAGGTCGCCGACCGCCTGAAGGAGCAGGGCTACTGGCAGGGCGAGGAGGGAGCCGCGGCGGCGCAATGA
- a CDS encoding Do family serine endopeptidase has translation MTTSKPTFRSSVARKLAAALVASTVLGVGIAGFSGAVTAPANAEAVRVETQANAPGFADIIEKVSPAVVSVRVKSDIQPAVSDLGPFDGRGFEDLPRNHPLRRFFEEFGPQFRNPDGFNNRRSQRRNRARPVAQGSGFFISEDGYLVTNNHVVEGGTEFTIVTDDGTELEAELVGTDPRTDLAVLKVDDDRKFTYVAFADDSRVRVGDWVVAVGNPFGLGGTVTAGIVSARGRDIGAGPYDDFIQIDAAVNRGNSGGPTFNLNGEVVGVNTAIFTPSGGNVGIAFAVPASVAKDVVAELMEDGTVERGWLGVSIQPVTAEIAESLGLDEARGALVADPAEGAPADKAGIRAGDIITAVDGREVSDARELARVIASYDPGSKVEITYLRRGRERSVTVELGELPGNDQVASARSAPGRTAETALADFGLNVMPADDGDGVVVTGVDPDSAAADAGIRVGDKVIEVNNEAVASAEDIEKALDDVAEAGRKAALILVERGDASRFVALPIDQG, from the coding sequence ATGACCACTTCCAAGCCCACTTTCCGTAGCTCTGTCGCCAGGAAGCTGGCCGCCGCGCTTGTCGCGTCGACCGTGCTCGGCGTGGGCATTGCCGGGTTCTCCGGCGCCGTCACGGCGCCCGCCAATGCCGAAGCCGTTCGCGTCGAGACGCAGGCCAACGCTCCCGGTTTCGCGGACATTATCGAAAAGGTGTCGCCGGCCGTCGTTTCGGTTCGCGTGAAATCCGACATCCAGCCCGCCGTTTCCGATCTCGGCCCCTTTGATGGCCGCGGTTTCGAGGACCTGCCGCGCAATCATCCCTTGCGCCGGTTCTTCGAGGAGTTCGGCCCGCAGTTCCGCAATCCCGACGGTTTCAACAATCGGCGTTCGCAGCGCCGCAACCGGGCACGCCCTGTCGCGCAGGGTTCCGGCTTCTTCATCTCGGAGGATGGCTACCTCGTGACGAACAATCACGTGGTGGAGGGCGGCACCGAATTCACCATCGTTACGGATGACGGTACCGAGCTCGAGGCGGAACTGGTCGGCACCGATCCGCGTACCGACCTGGCCGTCCTCAAGGTCGATGACGATCGCAAGTTCACCTATGTCGCCTTCGCCGACGACTCCAGGGTGCGGGTCGGCGACTGGGTGGTTGCCGTCGGCAATCCCTTCGGGCTCGGCGGCACCGTCACCGCCGGCATCGTCTCGGCCCGCGGTCGCGACATTGGCGCCGGTCCCTATGACGACTTCATCCAGATCGATGCCGCAGTGAACCGCGGCAATTCCGGCGGTCCGACCTTCAACCTCAACGGAGAGGTCGTCGGCGTGAACACCGCGATCTTCACGCCCTCGGGCGGCAATGTTGGCATCGCCTTCGCGGTTCCCGCATCCGTTGCCAAGGATGTCGTCGCCGAACTGATGGAGGACGGCACTGTCGAGCGCGGCTGGCTCGGCGTGTCGATCCAGCCGGTAACGGCCGAGATTGCCGAGTCCCTCGGCCTCGACGAGGCGCGCGGCGCGCTGGTCGCCGACCCCGCGGAGGGTGCGCCGGCCGACAAGGCCGGGATCCGCGCCGGCGACATAATAACGGCCGTCGATGGCAGGGAAGTGAGCGACGCGCGCGAGCTGGCCCGGGTCATCGCCAGCTACGATCCCGGCTCCAAGGTCGAGATCACCTACCTGCGCCGCGGGCGCGAACGCTCGGTGACCGTGGAACTCGGCGAATTACCGGGCAACGACCAGGTCGCATCGGCGCGCTCGGCGCCCGGCCGCACCGCGGAAACGGCGCTGGCGGATTTCGGCCTGAACGTCATGCCCGCCGATGATGGCGACGGTGTTGTGGTCACGGGCGTGGACCCGGACAGTGCCGCCGCCGACGCCGGCATCCGCGTCGGCGACAAGGTGATCGAGGTCAACAACGAGGCAGTTGCCTCGGCCGAGGATATCGAGAAGGCGCTCGACGACGTGGCAGAGGCCGGTCGCAAGGCCGCCCTGATACTGGTCGAGCGCGGTGATGCCAGCCGGTTCGTCGCACTGCCGATAGACCAGGGCTGA